Proteins found in one Bacillota bacterium genomic segment:
- a CDS encoding site-specific DNA-methyltransferase yields MPCLTDSQRKHIIELLNQGAELPLDYKNLLFPPERREYELVYAGKEREEDILAETMGVPLQPIRAFGSNGEGWHNMLIFGDNLQAMKTLLKMKEQGQLINADGSRGVKLVYIDPPFGTGDEYGPGNGEISYSAKVQGARFIEFLRKRLIFIRELLADTGSVFVRLDYHFGHYLKVIMDEVFGQNNFRNEIVINRVMRSLRNLSRFNVSVESLYFYSKTSNYYFHNPETSRRCYYCGAEKEPEWLDMVSPGLRNPPERIIFGKKYLPRRGRHFTFTQERIDELVREGRVRINPDISYYDLNGNMVKGRPEYLQTESVPVDNNWTDLKGYAFTTGYPTENSEELLERVIITASQVGDIVLDAFAGSGTTLAVAEKLGRRWIGIDCGKLAIYTIQKRMLNLKSDIGNKGKPLKPKPFILYNAGLYDFARLKELPWEGWRSYALGLFQCQDKPHKVAGIELDGYRGGDDVLVFNHTLGGGVILDYGFIDDLHAQIGSRIGPRFFIIAPAASVAFLEDYVDKGRTRYYILRIPYSIINELHNRDFEAITQPVDETQVNETVEAVGFDFIRPPKVECDYFVRQREGGGTKDAVIKIKTFKSEALAKGASSKGNLETLSMVLVDYNYPYDPARKGKEPFPPFQLDAVFFASDIQAAGWEVRMPFDLLGEYIMVIYIDIYGNEYTEVKASADFVENIGE; encoded by the coding sequence ATGCCCTGTCTCACTGATTCTCAACGTAAACATATCATAGAACTCCTTAATCAAGGTGCCGAGTTACCTTTGGATTATAAAAACTTATTATTTCCACCCGAACGTCGGGAGTATGAACTGGTATACGCCGGCAAAGAGCGCGAAGAAGATATTTTGGCTGAGACGATGGGAGTTCCCCTACAGCCCATCCGGGCCTTTGGTAGCAACGGCGAGGGTTGGCATAATATGCTCATTTTTGGTGATAACCTTCAGGCAATGAAAACTCTGCTGAAAATGAAGGAGCAGGGGCAACTAATAAACGCTGATGGCTCGCGGGGAGTGAAGCTGGTCTATATTGATCCACCATTTGGAACAGGTGATGAGTATGGGCCAGGAAATGGTGAGATATCTTACTCAGCAAAAGTTCAAGGAGCCAGGTTTATTGAATTTCTTAGAAAGAGACTTATCTTTATCAGGGAATTACTCGCAGATACCGGTAGTGTTTTTGTTCGGTTAGATTATCACTTTGGACATTACTTAAAAGTAATAATGGACGAAGTCTTTGGTCAAAACAATTTTAGAAACGAGATCGTCATTAATAGGGTGATGAGATCTTTACGAAATCTGAGTAGATTCAATGTGAGTGTCGAATCATTATATTTTTACTCCAAGACATCTAACTACTACTTTCACAATCCTGAAACTTCTCGGAGATGCTATTATTGCGGAGCGGAGAAGGAACCAGAGTGGTTGGACATGGTTTCTCCTGGTTTGAGAAATCCTCCAGAAAGAATCATTTTCGGTAAGAAGTACCTCCCAAGAAGGGGAAGGCACTTTACCTTTACTCAGGAGCGAATAGACGAATTAGTACGAGAAGGTAGAGTGAGGATTAATCCTGATATCTCTTACTACGACTTAAATGGCAATATGGTTAAGGGACGCCCAGAATATTTACAAACCGAATCGGTACCAGTTGATAATAACTGGACAGATCTTAAAGGTTATGCCTTTACAACGGGCTATCCAACCGAGAATAGCGAGGAGTTACTAGAACGAGTAATCATTACTGCGTCGCAAGTTGGCGACATCGTCCTCGATGCCTTCGCTGGTTCTGGTACAACACTGGCCGTGGCTGAAAAATTGGGCCGCCGCTGGATCGGGATAGATTGCGGTAAGCTGGCCATTTATACCATTCAAAAAAGAATGCTTAATCTCAAGAGTGATATCGGTAATAAAGGCAAGCCGTTAAAGCCTAAGCCATTCATTCTTTATAACGCAGGCCTATACGACTTTGCACGCCTTAAAGAGCTGCCCTGGGAAGGATGGCGTTCCTACGCGCTTGGGCTGTTTCAGTGTCAGGATAAACCCCATAAAGTCGCTGGCATTGAACTGGACGGCTATCGCGGTGGCGACGACGTGCTGGTTTTCAATCACACCCTGGGTGGCGGTGTTATCCTGGACTACGGCTTCATTGATGACTTACATGCCCAGATCGGTTCTAGGATTGGCCCGCGCTTTTTTATTATTGCCCCTGCTGCCAGTGTAGCATTCCTCGAAGACTATGTGGATAAAGGGCGTACGCGCTATTATATTCTGCGGATACCGTATTCCATTATTAACGAACTTCATAACCGTGACTTTGAAGCCATTACTCAGCCTGTGGATGAAACACAGGTAAATGAAACAGTTGAAGCGGTCGGTTTCGATTTTATTAGGCCTCCCAAAGTCGAATGTGACTACTTTGTTCGCCAACGTGAAGGTGGAGGAACCAAGGACGCGGTAATTAAAATTAAGACTTTCAAGAGTGAGGCACTGGCAAAAGGAGCCAGCTCAAAAGGCAACTTAGAGACCCTCTCTATGGTTTTGGTAGATTATAACTACCCTTACGATCCAGCGCGTAAAGGGAAGGAACCTTTTCCACCGTTCCAACTTGATGCCGTCTTTTTTGCTAGTGATATCCAGGCGGCTGGTTGGGAAGTAAGGATGCCTTTTGATTTATTAGGTGAGTATATCATGGTAATTTATATAGACATTTACGGTAACGAGTATACCGAAGTCAAAGCGTCTGCAGACTTTGTTGAAAATATAGGCGAATAA